One window from the genome of Scatophagus argus isolate fScaArg1 chromosome 13, fScaArg1.pri, whole genome shotgun sequence encodes:
- the LOC124069224 gene encoding muscleblind-like protein 1 isoform X4: MALNMAHIRDTKWLTLEVCREFQRGTCSRSDQECKFAHPAKSCQVDNGRVIACFDSLKGRCSRENCKYLHPPPHLKTQLEINGRNNLIQQKNMAMLAQQMQLANAMMPGTQLPPMPMFSVTPGLATNASAAAAAAAAFNPYLSPVSPGLMPPEILPSTPVLMASSPTVSQVPNAAAAAQKLLRTDRLEVCREYQRGNCSRGENDCRFAHPADSTMIDTNDNTVTVCMDYIKGRCSREKCKYFHPPAHLQAKIKATQHQVNQATAAAAMTQSAVKSLKRPLDATFDLGITPSVMAPLPKRAALEKANGASAMFNTGMLQYQQALASMQFQQQAAFLPSGSILCMTPATSVVPMMHGGTPATVSAATTSATSVPFATASTNQDSSLSKLTTNEYMQLIPIISADHLSSHKYLTQM, translated from the exons ATGGCGCTGAACATGGCACACATCCGCGACACAAAGTGGCTGACACTTGAAGTATGTAGGGAGTTCCAGAGGGGCACGTGCTCACGCTCCGACCAGGAGTGCAAGTTCGCTCATCCGGCCAAGAGCTGTCAGGTGGACAACGGACGGGTCATCGCCTGCTTCGACTCACTCAAG GGCCGTTGTTCCAGGGAGAACTGCAAGTACCTGCACCCTCCTCCCCACTTAAAGACCCAGCTTGAGATCAATGGCAGGAACAACCTGATCCAGCAGAAGAACATGGCCATGCTGGCCCAGCAGATGCAGCTCGCCAACGCCATGATGCCTGGCACGCAGCTACCGCCTATG CCCATGTTCTCGGTGACGCCAGGCCTGGCCACCAACgccagtgcagcagcagctgcagccgcTGCCTTTAATCCCTACCTGAGCCCCGTGTCCCCAGGCCTGATGCCTCCAGAGATCCTGCCAAGCACCCCTGTCCTCATGGCCTCAAGTCCCACCGTCAGCCAAGTCCCTaacgctgctgctgcagcccagAAACTGCTGAGAACAGATAGACTTGAG GTGTGTCGGGAATATCAGAGAGGCAACTGCTCTCGGGGGGAGAATGACTGCCGCTTCGCCCACCCCGCAGACAGCACCATGATCGACACCAACGACAACACCGTCACCGTGTGCATGGACTACATCAAGGGCCGGTGCTCCCGGGAAAAGTGCAAGTACTTCCACCCGCCAGCCCATCTGCAGGCCAAAATTAAGGCTACCCAGCACCAGGTGAACCAGGCTACAGCCGCCGCGGCCATG ACTCAGTCGGCTGTCAAATCACTGAAGCGACCCCTCGACGCAACCTTTGACCTG GGCATCACCCCTAGTGTCATGGCTCCCCTGCCCAAGCGGGCAGCCCTGGAGAAGGCCAATGGGGCCTCTGCCATGTTTAACACCGGCATGCTCCAGTACCAACAGGCCCTGGCCAGCATGCAGTTTCAGCAGCAGGCTGCTTTCCTTCCATCAG GCTCAATATTGTGCATGACACCTGCAACCAGCGTTG TTCCCATGATGCACGGTGGTACTCCGGCCACTGTGTCTGCAGCCACCACATCTGCCACAAGCGTTCCCTTCGCAACTGCCTCCACCAATCAG GACTCTTCCTTATCAAAGTTGACTACCAACGAATACATGCAATTG ATTCCAATAATATCTGCAGATCATCTGAGTAGTCACAAGTACTTGACTCAAATGTAG
- the LOC124069224 gene encoding muscleblind-like protein 1 isoform X10 translates to MALNMAHIRDTKWLTLEVCREFQRGTCSRSDQECKFAHPAKSCQVDNGRVIACFDSLKGRCSRENCKYLHPPPHLKTQLEINGRNNLIQQKNMAMLAQQMQLANAMMPGTQLPPMPMFSVTPGLATNASAAAAAAAAFNPYLSPVSPGLMPPEILPSTPVLMASSPTVSQVPNAAAAAQKLLRTDRLEVCREYQRGNCSRGENDCRFAHPADSTMIDTNDNTVTVCMDYIKGRCSREKCKYFHPPAHLQAKIKATQHQVNQATAAAAMTQSAVKSLKRPLDATFDLGITPSVMAPLPKRAALEKANGASAMFNTGMLQYQQALASMQFQQQAAFLPSGSILCMTPATSVVPMMHGGTPATVSAATTSATSVPFATASTNQIPIISADHLSSHKYLTQM, encoded by the exons ATGGCGCTGAACATGGCACACATCCGCGACACAAAGTGGCTGACACTTGAAGTATGTAGGGAGTTCCAGAGGGGCACGTGCTCACGCTCCGACCAGGAGTGCAAGTTCGCTCATCCGGCCAAGAGCTGTCAGGTGGACAACGGACGGGTCATCGCCTGCTTCGACTCACTCAAG GGCCGTTGTTCCAGGGAGAACTGCAAGTACCTGCACCCTCCTCCCCACTTAAAGACCCAGCTTGAGATCAATGGCAGGAACAACCTGATCCAGCAGAAGAACATGGCCATGCTGGCCCAGCAGATGCAGCTCGCCAACGCCATGATGCCTGGCACGCAGCTACCGCCTATG CCCATGTTCTCGGTGACGCCAGGCCTGGCCACCAACgccagtgcagcagcagctgcagccgcTGCCTTTAATCCCTACCTGAGCCCCGTGTCCCCAGGCCTGATGCCTCCAGAGATCCTGCCAAGCACCCCTGTCCTCATGGCCTCAAGTCCCACCGTCAGCCAAGTCCCTaacgctgctgctgcagcccagAAACTGCTGAGAACAGATAGACTTGAG GTGTGTCGGGAATATCAGAGAGGCAACTGCTCTCGGGGGGAGAATGACTGCCGCTTCGCCCACCCCGCAGACAGCACCATGATCGACACCAACGACAACACCGTCACCGTGTGCATGGACTACATCAAGGGCCGGTGCTCCCGGGAAAAGTGCAAGTACTTCCACCCGCCAGCCCATCTGCAGGCCAAAATTAAGGCTACCCAGCACCAGGTGAACCAGGCTACAGCCGCCGCGGCCATG ACTCAGTCGGCTGTCAAATCACTGAAGCGACCCCTCGACGCAACCTTTGACCTG GGCATCACCCCTAGTGTCATGGCTCCCCTGCCCAAGCGGGCAGCCCTGGAGAAGGCCAATGGGGCCTCTGCCATGTTTAACACCGGCATGCTCCAGTACCAACAGGCCCTGGCCAGCATGCAGTTTCAGCAGCAGGCTGCTTTCCTTCCATCAG GCTCAATATTGTGCATGACACCTGCAACCAGCGTTG TTCCCATGATGCACGGTGGTACTCCGGCCACTGTGTCTGCAGCCACCACATCTGCCACAAGCGTTCCCTTCGCAACTGCCTCCACCAATCAG ATTCCAATAATATCTGCAGATCATCTGAGTAGTCACAAGTACTTGACTCAAATGTAG
- the LOC124069224 gene encoding muscleblind-like protein 1 isoform X8 — protein sequence MALNMAHIRDTKWLTLEVCREFQRGTCSRSDQECKFAHPAKSCQVDNGRVIACFDSLKGRCSRENCKYLHPPPHLKTQLEINGRNNLIQQKNMAMLAQQMQLANAMMPGTQLPPMPMFSVTPGLATNASAAAAAAAAFNPYLSPVSPGLMPPEILPSTPVLMASSPTVSQVPNAAAAAQKLLRTDRLEVCREYQRGNCSRGENDCRFAHPADSTMIDTNDNTVTVCMDYIKGRCSREKCKYFHPPAHLQAKIKATQHQVNQATAAAAMTQSAVKSLKRPLDATFDLGITPSVMAPLPKRAALEKANGASAMFNTGMLQYQQALASMQFQQQAAFLPSVPMMHGGTPATVSAATTSATSVPFATASTNQDSSLSKLTTNEYMQLIPIISADHLSSHKYLTQM from the exons ATGGCGCTGAACATGGCACACATCCGCGACACAAAGTGGCTGACACTTGAAGTATGTAGGGAGTTCCAGAGGGGCACGTGCTCACGCTCCGACCAGGAGTGCAAGTTCGCTCATCCGGCCAAGAGCTGTCAGGTGGACAACGGACGGGTCATCGCCTGCTTCGACTCACTCAAG GGCCGTTGTTCCAGGGAGAACTGCAAGTACCTGCACCCTCCTCCCCACTTAAAGACCCAGCTTGAGATCAATGGCAGGAACAACCTGATCCAGCAGAAGAACATGGCCATGCTGGCCCAGCAGATGCAGCTCGCCAACGCCATGATGCCTGGCACGCAGCTACCGCCTATG CCCATGTTCTCGGTGACGCCAGGCCTGGCCACCAACgccagtgcagcagcagctgcagccgcTGCCTTTAATCCCTACCTGAGCCCCGTGTCCCCAGGCCTGATGCCTCCAGAGATCCTGCCAAGCACCCCTGTCCTCATGGCCTCAAGTCCCACCGTCAGCCAAGTCCCTaacgctgctgctgcagcccagAAACTGCTGAGAACAGATAGACTTGAG GTGTGTCGGGAATATCAGAGAGGCAACTGCTCTCGGGGGGAGAATGACTGCCGCTTCGCCCACCCCGCAGACAGCACCATGATCGACACCAACGACAACACCGTCACCGTGTGCATGGACTACATCAAGGGCCGGTGCTCCCGGGAAAAGTGCAAGTACTTCCACCCGCCAGCCCATCTGCAGGCCAAAATTAAGGCTACCCAGCACCAGGTGAACCAGGCTACAGCCGCCGCGGCCATG ACTCAGTCGGCTGTCAAATCACTGAAGCGACCCCTCGACGCAACCTTTGACCTG GGCATCACCCCTAGTGTCATGGCTCCCCTGCCCAAGCGGGCAGCCCTGGAGAAGGCCAATGGGGCCTCTGCCATGTTTAACACCGGCATGCTCCAGTACCAACAGGCCCTGGCCAGCATGCAGTTTCAGCAGCAGGCTGCTTTCCTTCCATCAG TTCCCATGATGCACGGTGGTACTCCGGCCACTGTGTCTGCAGCCACCACATCTGCCACAAGCGTTCCCTTCGCAACTGCCTCCACCAATCAG GACTCTTCCTTATCAAAGTTGACTACCAACGAATACATGCAATTG ATTCCAATAATATCTGCAGATCATCTGAGTAGTCACAAGTACTTGACTCAAATGTAG
- the LOC124069224 gene encoding muscleblind-like protein 1 isoform X14 gives MALNMAHIRDTKWLTLEVCREFQRGTCSRSDQECKFAHPAKSCQVDNGRVIACFDSLKGRCSRENCKYLHPPPHLKTQLEINGRNNLIQQKNMAMLAQQMQLANAMMPGTQLPPMPMFSVTPGLATNASAAAAAAAAFNPYLSPVSPGLMPPEILPSTPVLMASSPTVSQVPNAAAAAQKLLRTDRLEVCREYQRGNCSRGENDCRFAHPADSTMIDTNDNTVTVCMDYIKGRCSREKCKYFHPPAHLQAKIKATQHQVNQATAAAAMTQSAVKSLKRPLDATFDLGITPSVMAPLPKRAALEKANGASAMFNTGMLQYQQALASMQFQQQAAFLPSVPMMHGGTPATVSAATTSATSVPFATASTNQIPIISADHLSSHKYLTQM, from the exons ATGGCGCTGAACATGGCACACATCCGCGACACAAAGTGGCTGACACTTGAAGTATGTAGGGAGTTCCAGAGGGGCACGTGCTCACGCTCCGACCAGGAGTGCAAGTTCGCTCATCCGGCCAAGAGCTGTCAGGTGGACAACGGACGGGTCATCGCCTGCTTCGACTCACTCAAG GGCCGTTGTTCCAGGGAGAACTGCAAGTACCTGCACCCTCCTCCCCACTTAAAGACCCAGCTTGAGATCAATGGCAGGAACAACCTGATCCAGCAGAAGAACATGGCCATGCTGGCCCAGCAGATGCAGCTCGCCAACGCCATGATGCCTGGCACGCAGCTACCGCCTATG CCCATGTTCTCGGTGACGCCAGGCCTGGCCACCAACgccagtgcagcagcagctgcagccgcTGCCTTTAATCCCTACCTGAGCCCCGTGTCCCCAGGCCTGATGCCTCCAGAGATCCTGCCAAGCACCCCTGTCCTCATGGCCTCAAGTCCCACCGTCAGCCAAGTCCCTaacgctgctgctgcagcccagAAACTGCTGAGAACAGATAGACTTGAG GTGTGTCGGGAATATCAGAGAGGCAACTGCTCTCGGGGGGAGAATGACTGCCGCTTCGCCCACCCCGCAGACAGCACCATGATCGACACCAACGACAACACCGTCACCGTGTGCATGGACTACATCAAGGGCCGGTGCTCCCGGGAAAAGTGCAAGTACTTCCACCCGCCAGCCCATCTGCAGGCCAAAATTAAGGCTACCCAGCACCAGGTGAACCAGGCTACAGCCGCCGCGGCCATG ACTCAGTCGGCTGTCAAATCACTGAAGCGACCCCTCGACGCAACCTTTGACCTG GGCATCACCCCTAGTGTCATGGCTCCCCTGCCCAAGCGGGCAGCCCTGGAGAAGGCCAATGGGGCCTCTGCCATGTTTAACACCGGCATGCTCCAGTACCAACAGGCCCTGGCCAGCATGCAGTTTCAGCAGCAGGCTGCTTTCCTTCCATCAG TTCCCATGATGCACGGTGGTACTCCGGCCACTGTGTCTGCAGCCACCACATCTGCCACAAGCGTTCCCTTCGCAACTGCCTCCACCAATCAG ATTCCAATAATATCTGCAGATCATCTGAGTAGTCACAAGTACTTGACTCAAATGTAG
- the LOC124069224 gene encoding muscleblind-like protein 1 isoform X20 encodes MALNMAHIRDTKWLTLEVCREFQRGTCSRSDQECKFAHPAKSCQVDNGRVIACFDSLKGRCSRENCKYLHPPPHLKTQLEINGRNNLIQQKNMAMLAQQMQLANAMMPGTQLPPMPMFSVTPGLATNASAAAAAAAAFNPYLSPVSPGLMPPEILPSTPVLMASSPTVSQVPNAAAAAQKLLRTDRLEVCREYQRGNCSRGENDCRFAHPADSTMIDTNDNTVTVCMDYIKGRCSREKCKYFHPPAHLQAKIKATQHQVNQATAAAAMTQSAVKSLKRPLDATFDLGITPSVMAPLPKRAALEKANGASAMFNTGMLQYQQALASMQFQQQAAFLPSDSNNICRSSE; translated from the exons ATGGCGCTGAACATGGCACACATCCGCGACACAAAGTGGCTGACACTTGAAGTATGTAGGGAGTTCCAGAGGGGCACGTGCTCACGCTCCGACCAGGAGTGCAAGTTCGCTCATCCGGCCAAGAGCTGTCAGGTGGACAACGGACGGGTCATCGCCTGCTTCGACTCACTCAAG GGCCGTTGTTCCAGGGAGAACTGCAAGTACCTGCACCCTCCTCCCCACTTAAAGACCCAGCTTGAGATCAATGGCAGGAACAACCTGATCCAGCAGAAGAACATGGCCATGCTGGCCCAGCAGATGCAGCTCGCCAACGCCATGATGCCTGGCACGCAGCTACCGCCTATG CCCATGTTCTCGGTGACGCCAGGCCTGGCCACCAACgccagtgcagcagcagctgcagccgcTGCCTTTAATCCCTACCTGAGCCCCGTGTCCCCAGGCCTGATGCCTCCAGAGATCCTGCCAAGCACCCCTGTCCTCATGGCCTCAAGTCCCACCGTCAGCCAAGTCCCTaacgctgctgctgcagcccagAAACTGCTGAGAACAGATAGACTTGAG GTGTGTCGGGAATATCAGAGAGGCAACTGCTCTCGGGGGGAGAATGACTGCCGCTTCGCCCACCCCGCAGACAGCACCATGATCGACACCAACGACAACACCGTCACCGTGTGCATGGACTACATCAAGGGCCGGTGCTCCCGGGAAAAGTGCAAGTACTTCCACCCGCCAGCCCATCTGCAGGCCAAAATTAAGGCTACCCAGCACCAGGTGAACCAGGCTACAGCCGCCGCGGCCATG ACTCAGTCGGCTGTCAAATCACTGAAGCGACCCCTCGACGCAACCTTTGACCTG GGCATCACCCCTAGTGTCATGGCTCCCCTGCCCAAGCGGGCAGCCCTGGAGAAGGCCAATGGGGCCTCTGCCATGTTTAACACCGGCATGCTCCAGTACCAACAGGCCCTGGCCAGCATGCAGTTTCAGCAGCAGGCTGCTTTCCTTCCATCAG ATTCCAATAATATCTGCAGATCATCTGAGTAG
- the LOC124069224 gene encoding muscleblind-like protein 1 isoform X7, producing the protein MALNMAHIRDTKWLTLEVCREFQRGTCSRSDQECKFAHPAKSCQVDNGRVIACFDSLKGRCSRENCKYLHPPPHLKTQLEINGRNNLIQQKNMAMLAQQMQLANAMMPGTQLPPMVRGHTRMNTPQLLPTPMFSVTPGLATNASAAAAAAAAFNPYLSPVSPGLMPPEILPSTPVLMASSPTVSQVPNAAAAAQKLLRTDRLEVCREYQRGNCSRGENDCRFAHPADSTMIDTNDNTVTVCMDYIKGRCSREKCKYFHPPAHLQAKIKATQHQVNQATAAAAMTQSAVKSLKRPLDATFDLGITPSVMAPLPKRAALEKANGASAMFNTGMLQYQQALASMQFQQQAAFLPSVPMMHGGTPATVSAATTSATSVPFATASTNQLTTNEYMQLIPIISADHLSSHKYLTQM; encoded by the exons ATGGCGCTGAACATGGCACACATCCGCGACACAAAGTGGCTGACACTTGAAGTATGTAGGGAGTTCCAGAGGGGCACGTGCTCACGCTCCGACCAGGAGTGCAAGTTCGCTCATCCGGCCAAGAGCTGTCAGGTGGACAACGGACGGGTCATCGCCTGCTTCGACTCACTCAAG GGCCGTTGTTCCAGGGAGAACTGCAAGTACCTGCACCCTCCTCCCCACTTAAAGACCCAGCTTGAGATCAATGGCAGGAACAACCTGATCCAGCAGAAGAACATGGCCATGCTGGCCCAGCAGATGCAGCTCGCCAACGCCATGATGCCTGGCACGCAGCTACCGCCTATGGTGAGAGGACACACACGTATGAACACACCACAGCTACTGCCCACG CCCATGTTCTCGGTGACGCCAGGCCTGGCCACCAACgccagtgcagcagcagctgcagccgcTGCCTTTAATCCCTACCTGAGCCCCGTGTCCCCAGGCCTGATGCCTCCAGAGATCCTGCCAAGCACCCCTGTCCTCATGGCCTCAAGTCCCACCGTCAGCCAAGTCCCTaacgctgctgctgcagcccagAAACTGCTGAGAACAGATAGACTTGAG GTGTGTCGGGAATATCAGAGAGGCAACTGCTCTCGGGGGGAGAATGACTGCCGCTTCGCCCACCCCGCAGACAGCACCATGATCGACACCAACGACAACACCGTCACCGTGTGCATGGACTACATCAAGGGCCGGTGCTCCCGGGAAAAGTGCAAGTACTTCCACCCGCCAGCCCATCTGCAGGCCAAAATTAAGGCTACCCAGCACCAGGTGAACCAGGCTACAGCCGCCGCGGCCATG ACTCAGTCGGCTGTCAAATCACTGAAGCGACCCCTCGACGCAACCTTTGACCTG GGCATCACCCCTAGTGTCATGGCTCCCCTGCCCAAGCGGGCAGCCCTGGAGAAGGCCAATGGGGCCTCTGCCATGTTTAACACCGGCATGCTCCAGTACCAACAGGCCCTGGCCAGCATGCAGTTTCAGCAGCAGGCTGCTTTCCTTCCATCAG TTCCCATGATGCACGGTGGTACTCCGGCCACTGTGTCTGCAGCCACCACATCTGCCACAAGCGTTCCCTTCGCAACTGCCTCCACCAATCAG TTGACTACCAACGAATACATGCAATTG ATTCCAATAATATCTGCAGATCATCTGAGTAGTCACAAGTACTTGACTCAAATGTAG
- the LOC124069224 gene encoding muscleblind-like protein 1 isoform X9: protein MALNMAHIRDTKWLTLEVCREFQRGTCSRSDQECKFAHPAKSCQVDNGRVIACFDSLKGRCSRENCKYLHPPPHLKTQLEINGRNNLIQQKNMAMLAQQMQLANAMMPGTQLPPMVRGHTRMNTPQLLPTPMFSVTPGLATNASAAAAAAAAFNPYLSPVSPGLMPPEILPSTPVLMASSPTVSQVPNAAAAAQKLLRTDRLEVCREYQRGNCSRGENDCRFAHPADSTMIDTNDNTVTVCMDYIKGRCSREKCKYFHPPAHLQAKIKATQHQVNQATAAAAMTQSAVKSLKRPLDATFDLGITPSVMAPLPKRAALEKANGASAMFNTGMLQYQQALASMQFQQQAAFLPSVPMMHGGTPATVSAATTSATSVPFATASTNQIPIISADHLSSHKYLTQM from the exons ATGGCGCTGAACATGGCACACATCCGCGACACAAAGTGGCTGACACTTGAAGTATGTAGGGAGTTCCAGAGGGGCACGTGCTCACGCTCCGACCAGGAGTGCAAGTTCGCTCATCCGGCCAAGAGCTGTCAGGTGGACAACGGACGGGTCATCGCCTGCTTCGACTCACTCAAG GGCCGTTGTTCCAGGGAGAACTGCAAGTACCTGCACCCTCCTCCCCACTTAAAGACCCAGCTTGAGATCAATGGCAGGAACAACCTGATCCAGCAGAAGAACATGGCCATGCTGGCCCAGCAGATGCAGCTCGCCAACGCCATGATGCCTGGCACGCAGCTACCGCCTATGGTGAGAGGACACACACGTATGAACACACCACAGCTACTGCCCACG CCCATGTTCTCGGTGACGCCAGGCCTGGCCACCAACgccagtgcagcagcagctgcagccgcTGCCTTTAATCCCTACCTGAGCCCCGTGTCCCCAGGCCTGATGCCTCCAGAGATCCTGCCAAGCACCCCTGTCCTCATGGCCTCAAGTCCCACCGTCAGCCAAGTCCCTaacgctgctgctgcagcccagAAACTGCTGAGAACAGATAGACTTGAG GTGTGTCGGGAATATCAGAGAGGCAACTGCTCTCGGGGGGAGAATGACTGCCGCTTCGCCCACCCCGCAGACAGCACCATGATCGACACCAACGACAACACCGTCACCGTGTGCATGGACTACATCAAGGGCCGGTGCTCCCGGGAAAAGTGCAAGTACTTCCACCCGCCAGCCCATCTGCAGGCCAAAATTAAGGCTACCCAGCACCAGGTGAACCAGGCTACAGCCGCCGCGGCCATG ACTCAGTCGGCTGTCAAATCACTGAAGCGACCCCTCGACGCAACCTTTGACCTG GGCATCACCCCTAGTGTCATGGCTCCCCTGCCCAAGCGGGCAGCCCTGGAGAAGGCCAATGGGGCCTCTGCCATGTTTAACACCGGCATGCTCCAGTACCAACAGGCCCTGGCCAGCATGCAGTTTCAGCAGCAGGCTGCTTTCCTTCCATCAG TTCCCATGATGCACGGTGGTACTCCGGCCACTGTGTCTGCAGCCACCACATCTGCCACAAGCGTTCCCTTCGCAACTGCCTCCACCAATCAG ATTCCAATAATATCTGCAGATCATCTGAGTAGTCACAAGTACTTGACTCAAATGTAG
- the LOC124069224 gene encoding muscleblind-like protein 1 isoform X1, whose amino-acid sequence MALNMAHIRDTKWLTLEVCREFQRGTCSRSDQECKFAHPAKSCQVDNGRVIACFDSLKGRCSRENCKYLHPPPHLKTQLEINGRNNLIQQKNMAMLAQQMQLANAMMPGTQLPPMVRGHTRMNTPQLLPTPMFSVTPGLATNASAAAAAAAAFNPYLSPVSPGLMPPEILPSTPVLMASSPTVSQVPNAAAAAQKLLRTDRLEVCREYQRGNCSRGENDCRFAHPADSTMIDTNDNTVTVCMDYIKGRCSREKCKYFHPPAHLQAKIKATQHQVNQATAAAAMTQSAVKSLKRPLDATFDLGITPSVMAPLPKRAALEKANGASAMFNTGMLQYQQALASMQFQQQAAFLPSGSILCMTPATSVVPMMHGGTPATVSAATTSATSVPFATASTNQDSSLSKLTTNEYMQLIPIISADHLSSHKYLTQM is encoded by the exons ATGGCGCTGAACATGGCACACATCCGCGACACAAAGTGGCTGACACTTGAAGTATGTAGGGAGTTCCAGAGGGGCACGTGCTCACGCTCCGACCAGGAGTGCAAGTTCGCTCATCCGGCCAAGAGCTGTCAGGTGGACAACGGACGGGTCATCGCCTGCTTCGACTCACTCAAG GGCCGTTGTTCCAGGGAGAACTGCAAGTACCTGCACCCTCCTCCCCACTTAAAGACCCAGCTTGAGATCAATGGCAGGAACAACCTGATCCAGCAGAAGAACATGGCCATGCTGGCCCAGCAGATGCAGCTCGCCAACGCCATGATGCCTGGCACGCAGCTACCGCCTATGGTGAGAGGACACACACGTATGAACACACCACAGCTACTGCCCACG CCCATGTTCTCGGTGACGCCAGGCCTGGCCACCAACgccagtgcagcagcagctgcagccgcTGCCTTTAATCCCTACCTGAGCCCCGTGTCCCCAGGCCTGATGCCTCCAGAGATCCTGCCAAGCACCCCTGTCCTCATGGCCTCAAGTCCCACCGTCAGCCAAGTCCCTaacgctgctgctgcagcccagAAACTGCTGAGAACAGATAGACTTGAG GTGTGTCGGGAATATCAGAGAGGCAACTGCTCTCGGGGGGAGAATGACTGCCGCTTCGCCCACCCCGCAGACAGCACCATGATCGACACCAACGACAACACCGTCACCGTGTGCATGGACTACATCAAGGGCCGGTGCTCCCGGGAAAAGTGCAAGTACTTCCACCCGCCAGCCCATCTGCAGGCCAAAATTAAGGCTACCCAGCACCAGGTGAACCAGGCTACAGCCGCCGCGGCCATG ACTCAGTCGGCTGTCAAATCACTGAAGCGACCCCTCGACGCAACCTTTGACCTG GGCATCACCCCTAGTGTCATGGCTCCCCTGCCCAAGCGGGCAGCCCTGGAGAAGGCCAATGGGGCCTCTGCCATGTTTAACACCGGCATGCTCCAGTACCAACAGGCCCTGGCCAGCATGCAGTTTCAGCAGCAGGCTGCTTTCCTTCCATCAG GCTCAATATTGTGCATGACACCTGCAACCAGCGTTG TTCCCATGATGCACGGTGGTACTCCGGCCACTGTGTCTGCAGCCACCACATCTGCCACAAGCGTTCCCTTCGCAACTGCCTCCACCAATCAG GACTCTTCCTTATCAAAGTTGACTACCAACGAATACATGCAATTG ATTCCAATAATATCTGCAGATCATCTGAGTAGTCACAAGTACTTGACTCAAATGTAG